GCGAAGATGAAGTTATTGAAACTGCTAAAAAAATATTGGAGTATGGAGTAAAATATGTAGTAATTTCATTAGGGTCAGAGGGGTCCATATTCATAAGTGGCGATAAGGTAGCAAAAGTAAAGGGAATAAAGGTAGAAGTTAAGAGTACAGTGGGGGCTGGTGATTCTATGGTTGCAGCTTTGGCTGTAGCAGTTCAGGAAGGCTATAGTTTTGAACAAGCTGTAAAACTAGCCTGTGCAACAAGTACAGCGAATGTAATGACTGAAGGAACTCAAACAGGTAGATTCGTTGACATAGAGAGGCTGAAAAAGGAAATAACTATAAATTATATAACGAAAGGATGATTTTATTATTAAAAAAGGATATTATTGTTAAAGAAACATATTAATGAATACTTCAGCAGTGCATTAATGAATTTAGTCATTGTTTATACATGCACAATAGGGTAAAATATATATATGCGAACTTTAAAAAAAATAAATTGGTTTAAGCTAAACTATGAAAAAAAGGAGATGTCTTTATGTACGAAGCAGAAATCGTGTTGATGAATGAGCAAGGTTTGCATGCAAGACCAGCAAGCATTGTGGCTAAAAAAGCATCTAAGTTTACTTCTCATATAACTTTAATCAAGGACGGAAAAGAGTATAATGCAAAAAGTATAATAAACATATTAAGTATGGCAGCTTCAAAAGGTGATAAAATTAAAATTGTAGCATCTGGAGACGATGAAACAAAGGCAGTAGAAGAATTGAAAATAGTAATTGAGAAAGAAATCGTAGAACTTTAAAAAGTAATGATTTATAAACAATATAAAGTAAAATTCACTCCTAGGCCAGTAAAATACTTAAATTTGCTGCAAGGAGTGAATTTCGCTTATAAGGAGGTAATTTAGTGAAGGGTATTGGAGTTTCACCAGGAATAGTAATAGGAAAAGTTTTATTAAAAGAAGAAAAGAAAATTATTATAGAGAAAAAAGATATTATAAGTTGTGAAGAGGAAATTAAAAGATATAAGGTGGCTATGGAAAATAGCAAAAGTGAAATCCAGGATATATATAATAATGTGTTAAAAAACATAGGCGAAAATGAAGCTACAATATTTGAAGCTCATTTAATGATACTCGAGGATCCAGAAATGCTTGAGCAAATTGAGAAAAAAATTAAAGATGATAAAGTTAATGCGGAGTGGGCACTAAAAGAGATTTCAGAAATGTTCATAGCTATGTTTGATGCTATGGATAATGAATATATGAAAGAAAGAGCAGCAGACATAAAGGACGTAACATCGAGACTTATGAAAAAGCTGTTGAATATTGAAGAGGTTAACTTTGGACAGTTAGCTAATGAAGTCATAATTGTGGCCCGTGATTTAACTCCTTCCGATACATCACAGATAGACAAAAAAAAGGTCTTAGGTTTTATAACAGAAATTGGTGGAAGAACTTCACACTCTGCTATAATGGCTAGAACTTTAGAAATACCTGCAATAGTCGCAGTAAAAGATATAACCCATAACGTTAAAAATGGAGATTTAATAGTTTTTGATGGTGAAGAAGGATTAATATTTGTTAATCCAGAAGAAAAAATAGTAAATAAATATGAAGAGAAAAAGGCAGAATATAATAAATCTCAAAAAGAGTTACAGCTATTAATAGGAAAAGAAAGCATCACTACTGATGGGATAAAAGTAGAATTATCTGCAAATATTGGAACTCCAAAGGATTTGGAGAGTGTTTTAAATAATGATGCTGAAGGCATAGGCTTATATAGATCTGAATTTTTGTACATGGATAGGACATCAGCACCAACTGAAGAGGAACAGTACGAAGCCTACAAGGAAGTCGCGCAGAAGATGAAAAATAAACCTGTAGTTATTAGAACACTAGATGTTGGTGGAGATAAGGAATTAGATTATTTAAATCTACCTAAGGAAATGAATCCTTTTCTAGGATATAGAGCTATAAGAGTTTGTTTGGATAAGGTAGATATATTTAAAACTCAATTAAGGGCAATACTAAGAGCTAGTGCCTATGGAAATATTAAAATAATGTTTCCAATGATTTCTAGTATTGAAGAATTAAGAGCAGCAAAGGCGATTTTAGAAGAAGTAAAAAATGAATTGAACAGTGAAAATATAGCATTTAATGAAAAACTAGAAGTGGGAATTATGGTAGAAATACCTGCAGCTGCTATTATTTCAGATTTATTTGCTAAAGAGGTAGACTTTTTTAGTATAGGAACTAATGATCTTATTCAATACACAACTGCAGTAGATAGAATGAATGAAAAAATATCTCATTTGTATAATCCATTTCATCCTGCATTACTAAGACTAGTAAAAACGGTTATAGATAATGCTCATAGTGAAAGTAAATGGGTAGGTATGTGTGGAGAAGTAGCGGGAGATCCTAAACTAATTCCTATTTTAATTGGAATGGGCCTGGATGAATTTAGTATGAGTCCTATATCAATCTTAAGGGCAAGAGGGATTATTAGAAATATATCTCAGGAGAAAATGAGAGATTTAGCGAATCAAGTTATTAAACTACCTACAGCCGAGGAAGTTGAGAAATTCATAGAAAAAAATATAAATGTAAAACATTAAATAGTGACTTTTTAACATATAGGTAACTCCAGAATTATGGAGTTACCTATTTTTCATTGTATTAAATGGGTATTTATACAATGAAAAATAAATTTAACTTAATATAAATAAGAATATTGTTAATATTCTAACAAATTCAGAATGTGGAGGAATTGATATTAGATATGAAAGTAAGACGAAGCTCTACCTATTAGAAAATCACATAAAAATCCACATATAACCAAAATATATGAGGAGTTTTTAGTGGCACCTGGTAGTCATTTAAGTCACAAGTTATTGCATACTGAGTATAGAAAAAGAAGTAAACTTTAAATATTTGTCTTTACTTTTTTATCATAGTGGGACACAATTAATATTAGATTAATTATAGAGGATCAAGTTTAATTTAAAACTTGATTCTTTTATTTGTTTTTATTAGTATTTTTTAAGCAATGTACAAAATAGCAATATAAAGGAGGGCTTAATTATGAATCCAATAGCTTTTAATATATTTGGATTAGATATCAGATGGTATGGTATTTTTATTGCAACGGGAATGATGGTTGGAATTGTATTAGCTAATTTTACTTCTAAGTTAAAGAATCTTAATTATGATGAACTTTTAAATATTACTTTAATATCTTTTCCTATAGCTATTATCGGAGCTAGAGCTTACTATGTAATATTTGAATTTAACCAATATAAGGATAATCTAATAGAAGTATTCAATATACGCCAAGGTGGGCTTGCCATACATGGTGGAATTATATTTGGTATGATAGCAGCGTTAATATATACAAGGTATAAAAAAGAGAATCTTTTAGAATTTGCAGATGTAGCAGCACCATCTATAATTATTGGGCAGGCTATAGGAAGATGGGGAAACTTCTTTAATAGTGAGGCCCATGGTGGACCAGTTACTCAAACTTTTATAAGCAAATTTCCTGATTTTATACAAAAGGGAATGCTAATAGATGGAGTTTATTATCATCCGACCTTTCTTTATGAATCAATTTGGAATGTGATAGTATGTTTATTATTGATTTATTTATTGTCAAAAACATTTAAACGTGGAACTGTTTTTTTTAGCTATATAGGATTATATTCTTTAGGAAGATTCTTTATAGAGGGACTCCGAACTGATAGTTTAATGTTTGCAGGTATAAGGGTAGCACAACTAATAAGCTTAACAGGAATTGCACTATGGATTATATTCCTTGTAATTAATTATAAAAGGAAGACTTTAGAATAATTTCAATGCTTGGGATAACTTTCAAGAACATTTAAATAAAAAACTATTGAAATTACTACTTATTAATAGTATAATTGATTTTGTTGCACTACTTTCGTGTTAACAAAACACAATATACTTTATGGAGAGATGTCCGAGTGGCTTAAGGAGCACGCCTGGAAAGCGTGTGTAGGGGAAACTCTACCGAGGGTTCGAATCCCTCTCTTTCCGCCAGTTTATATTTCCGTACTAGCCGGGGAGTCAGCGGTGCCCTGTAACCTGCAACCCGCTACAGCAGGGGTGAATTCCTCGCTTAGGTTATAAAATGTGTGGTCTGACCTATATAAGTGGCGTTGAGAACTGGGCCCCACGCAATGGAAACTCATGAACCCCGTCAGGTCCGGAAGGAAGCAGCGGTAAGTGAACATTTCCATGTGCCGTGGGTCAACCTGGTTTGAGTTAACTGTATAGGTAACGCGCATAGTTTATTAATCGAAGCGAGGTGTACGGTCTACATAAGAATTATAAGATGCCTATTAGGTATCTTTTTTTTATTTACCTGAAATTACAAAGTTATAACCACATTTCGGAAGGAAAGCCTCCATATTCTATAAGAACAAATGAATTAAATTACAATTAATTGGTAAATATATTTAAAGTCATGATAATTCATGATTTTGTTTTTTTTTATAAATATAAACTAATAAATTGATTTAAATGATATAATTATTTATGGAGTAAATACAAATTTTAATATTTGTATTTACAATTAATAAAGATTTTTAATAGAAGTAAATACTATTACTTAAAAGAGGTGAAATTTGTGGCATATAAGGCTTTATATAGAGAATGGAGACCAAAAACTTTTCAAGATGTAGTAGGTCAAGAGCATGTTACTATAACCTTAAAAAATCAAATAAATAACCAAAGGATAGCTCATGCATATCTTTTATGCGGAACAAGAGGAACAGGAAAGACATCCACGGCTAAAATCCTGGCAAAAGCGGTTAACTGCACAAATTCGGATCATGGAGAGCCTTGCAATGTATGTGATATGTGTGTCAAGATAAACTCAGGAACAGCAATAGATGTTACTGAGATAGATGCAGCATCCCATAATGGAGTAGATAATATCCGGGATATAATTGAAGATGTTCAATATCCGCCTCAGGAAGCTAAGTATAAAGTTTATATAATAGATGAGGTTCATATGTTATCCATAGGAGCAGTTAATGCTTTCTTAAAGACCCTGGAGGAACCACCAAGTAATATAATATTTATATTAGCCACAACTGATCCTCAAAAACTGCCAATAACTATATTATCTAGATGTCAAAGATTTGACTTTAAAAGAATAAAAAGTGCAGATATATTTGAAAGACTTAGAAAAATTGCTACGGAGCAAGGGGTTTTTGTGGAAGATAATAGTTTGAAATTAATATCAAGGGTTTCCGATGGAGCGATGAGAGATGCCTTAAGTATTTTAGATCAAGCAATATCAATGAATGAAGACAAGGTAGAGTACGATAGTGTTATCGATATGCTAGGCCTTGTAACCTCTGAGGGTCTTACAATACTTTCAGACAGTATAATAGATAGAAATATTGAAGCTGCGATGAAGAGTATAAATGAAATAGTTTATAGTGGTAAGGATATATATGTATTTATAAAAGATATGACTACTCATATGAGAAATCTGCTCATGGCTAAAGTAAGTGAAGATGTAGAAGACATTTTAGATATGTCTAGTGAAAATATAATCATTTTAAAAAAACAAGCAGCTAAAATAAGAGTAGAAGAAATTATGAGGAATATAAAGATACTACAAGATGCAGAGGAACAAGCTAAATGGAGCAAACAAAATAGAATTTATTTAGAACTTGCAGTTATTAAAATGTGCAAAATAGAATATGATACATCAAAAGAAGTGTTATTAGCTAGAATAAACAAATTGGAAGAAGTAATAAAACAAGGAAAGATAACTGTAGCTTGTGAAAGCGTAACTCCTAGTGTTTCTGAAAAGAATGGTGGAAAAAAAGAAAATAAGCCAAATAAAAAAGCACAAATAAGACCAGTGCAAACTCATAATCCTAATTCTACGTTAACCGTAGAAACTGTTAAAAAGTCTTTTAAGGATATTTTAGACATGTTTAAAGCACGAAGACATATGGTTATATATGCTTCTTTACTGACAGGAGAAATTGCATCTTGCCAAGGGGGCGTAATAGAGCTAAGTTATGAAAAACAATATGCCTTTAATAAAATTAGACTAGATAAAGAAGAAAATAGAAATATAATAGAAGAAATATTTTCTGAATCACTAAAAGAACCAGTAAAAATAAAATATACTGTAGAAGCTGATGAAAAAGAGGTAAGATCACCAGAGGACATACTAATAGAAACATTTGGAGAAGATCTTGTGGAAATACTAGATGAATAGCTATGTTAATAGATAAATAGAACTAGGTTACTATAATTAATATATTTATAAAAAATATTTACTATTTTAATGGAAATTATTATAGGTATTAGTATATAATAATATAGAAAAGCTATTGTTAATTAGCAATATATATCCTTTTAGATTATAAAGATTTAAATTAATATTAATTTTTTTGTTATGAATCTAGAGGATATAAATATAATAATATTAAGGTGAATAACTAATAAATAGGAGGTAACTATTATGGCAAAAGGTGGATTTCCAGGTATGGGTGGAAATATGAATAGTCTAATGAAACAAGCACAAAAATTTCAACAACAAATGGAAGAAATGCAAAAGGATTTAGGAGATAAAAGATTTGAGGCATCCGTTGGTGGTGGAGCAGTAACTGCAATAGCTAATGGAAAGAGGCAACTTGTTGATGTAAAGATAAAACCAGAAGTAATAGATCCAGATGATGTTGAAATGCTACAAGATTTAATTATGAGTGCTTGCAATGAAGCACTGAAAAAAGCAGAAGATGAAACAAGTAGTGAAATGGGTAAATTAACAGGTGGATTTAACATGCCAGGAATGTTTTAGTAAACAGTAGAGTAAAAGCTACATTATTATGAGGTGAATAGATTGGATTTTTATCCAGTGGCAATAGAAAAACTTATAGAAGAATTTGCAAAGCTCCCTGGTATAGGGCGAAAAACAGCTCAGAGGCTTGCATTATTTGTGCTAAATCTTCCAAGGGAAGAAGTGGAAGAATTTGCGGGCGCACTGGTTAAAGCTAGAGGAACATTGAAATACTGCTCTATATGTGGATGTTTTACAGATACAGACCCCTGCGCAATTTGTTCTAACCCCAATAGGGATAAGAGTATGGTATGCGTAGTTGAAAATCCAAAAGATATTATTACCATGGAAAGGGTAAGAGAGTTTAATGGAGTTTACCATGTTCTTCATGGAACAATATCCCCAATGTCTGGGAGAGGTCCTGAAGATATAAAATTAAGAGAACTTATAAGAAGGATTAATGGAGAAGTACATGAGGTAATAGTAGCAACTAATCCAAACATAGAGGGAGAAGCTACGGCTATGTATATATCTAAAATATTGAAACCACTAGGTGCAAAAGTTACAAGGATAGCACATGGAATTCCAGTTGGTGGAGATTTAGAATATACAGATGAAGTAACTCTTTCTAAAGCTATGGAAGGAAGAAAAGAAATATAGAATAATACTCCTATTTTATGTCAAGAATTTAGAAAAGATATAAAATAGGAGGTTTTTTATTATGGACAGAAAAAAGATAATTGAAATATTATTTTCAAATCTAAAATATACCCAGGAGCAAAAGGATATTATTACGCAATTAGAAGAAGCCAAGCTTCAATGGGAAGTTGCAAAAAAATGCTTTGCGATGGTAGATGACCTAAAGCTTGTAGATTATGCAATTTATAGAGAAGATCAATGTAAAGCTAAATACATATATTTTTTACTAGAAGCTAAAAGAAAAAATGTTACAATTGATGCCAGTTACATGATAGAAGAGCTAGATACTATTAATATATAAAAAAATGCGAAAATTAATAATATTTTGGAAAGCTGTGAAATATATTATTAATAAAACATAATAAATAGAAGTTAAGATTTTAAATTAACAAAGGGGGAGTTAGATATGGAAGTTGTATTATATTTTTTAATTGCTATAGTTGCCATGGTAATTTTGGTTAAGCTATTTTCTTGGCCATTAAAAATATTAGGTAAGTTAATATTAAACGGAGCTTTGGGTGTCTTTCTTTTACTGCTTGTTAATTTTATAGGAGGATCTGTAGATATAATTATCCCTATAAATGCGGTATCTGCACTTATTGCAGGATTTTTAGGAGTGCCAGGAGTAATATTTTTAATAATTTTTAATAAATTGATGTAATATTACTTATAATGAAGCTGGTTTATATCAATAATCAATTTATAATAGATCAAGGCAGTAACATATAAATAACTAGTCAGTATACTAGCAATTTATATGTTACTGCCTTATATTTTTGTTTTTTATAAAAAAGGTTTAAAAATAGTATATTTCTAAGCTATTAAGGTGAATACTTACTATATATGATAATTAGTGAAATTATTATTTTTAATAGATAGTCATCTGAGGGTAGTAAGGAGAAAAAATAACTATCCTGGTGTATCAATATAAGCTATAGGGAGATAAAGTTTAAAAATTCAAGAATACGCCACCTGTTTTATTTTAATTACTTTAAACTGAACTATATGAGAAATGTTTTATGATAAGATATTAAATGTTGCTGATGACAAGTAACGACATATTAAAAATGAAATTAATAATTTTTGTGAAAGTCATTAAAAAACATTTAAAAACAAGTTGACAATATAGAAGTAAACTGATAAAATAGTAGAAGTCGTCGCATGATGACAATATAAATTGGTCTTTGAAAATTAAACAGAGAAATAGGTAAAATAGCGAAATAATATTTCGCTTGACCAGTTAATTACTTTAGATAAAAAAGTAATTTTAGTCGTAAGACTAAAAAGTATGTAATGAGCTTGCTAACCAGCTTAACAGTTGGCGCAGATTATTCATTTCAAATAAAAAGTGTAAACTTTTAAATTGAGAGTTTGATCCTGGCTCAGGACGAACGCTGGCGGCGTGCCTAACACATGCAAGTCGAGCGATGAAACCCTTCGGGGTGGATTAGCGGCGGACGGGTGAGTAACACGTGGGTAACCTGCCTCAAAGAGGGGAATAGCCTCCCGAAAGGGAGATTAATACCGCATAATATGTTTTGGTCGCATGATTGAGACATCAAAGGATTCTCTTTAGAGTTTCCACTTTGAGATGGACCCGCGGCGCATTAGCTAGTTGGTGAGGTAACGGCCCACCAAGGCAACGATGCGTAGCCGACCTGAGAGGGTGATCGGCCACATTGGAACTGAGACACGGTCCAGACTCCTACGGGAGGCAGCAGTGGGGAATATTGCGCAATGGGGGAAACCCTGACGCAGCAACGCCGCGTGAATGATGAAGGCCTTCGGGTTGTAAAGTTCTGTCTTCTGGGACGATAATGACGGTACCAGAGGAGGAAGCCACGGCTAACTACGTGCCAGCAGCCGCGGTAATACGTAGGTGGCAAGCGTTGTCCGGATTTACTGGGCGTAAAGGATGCGTAGGCGGACATTTAAGTCAGATGTGAAATACCCGAGCTTAACTTGGGTGCTGCATTTGAAACTGGGTGTCTAGAGTGCAGGAGAGGTAAGTGGAATTCCTAGTGTAGCGGTGAAATGCGTAGAGATTAGGAAGAACACCAGTGGCGAAGGCGACTTACTGGACTGTAACTGACGCTGAGGCATGAAAGCGTGGGGAGCAAACAGGATTAGATACCCTGGTAGTCCACGCCGTAAACGATGAATACTAGGTGTCGGGGGTCGAACCTCGGTGCCGCAGTTAACACAATAAGTATTCCGCCTGGGGAGTACGATCGCAAGATTAAAACTCAAAGGAATTGACGGGGGCCCGCACAAGCAGCGGAGCATGTGGTTTAATTCGAAGCAACGCGAAGAACCTTACCTAGACTTGACATCCCCTGCATAACCCAGAGATGGGCGAAGTCCTTCGGGACAGGGTGACAGGTGGTGCATGGTTGTCGTCAGCTCGTGTCGTGAGATGTTGGGTTAAGTCCCGCAACGAGCGCAACCCTTATCATTAGTTGCTACCATTAAGTTGAGCACTCTAGTGAGACTGCCCGGGTTAACCGGGAGGAAGGTGGGGATGACGTCAAATCATCATGCCCCTTATGTCTAGGGCTACACACGTGCTACAATGGTGAGTACAAAGAGATGCAAGACCGCAAGGTGGAGCCAAACTCAAAAACTCATCCCAGTTCGGATTGTAGGCTGCAACTCGCCTACATGAAGCCGGAGTTGCTAGTAATCGCGAATCAGCATGTCGCGGTGAATACGTTCCCGGGCCTTGTACACACCGCCCGTCACACCATGAGAGTTGGTAACACCCGAAGTCCGTGAGGTAACCGTAAGGAGCCAGCGGCCGAAGGTGGGATTGATGATTGGGGTGAAGTCGTAACAAGGTAGCCGTAGGAGAACCTGCGGCTGGATCACCTCCTTTCTAGGGAGTAGATGCAAAGACTTCGGTCAATGCAAAACATCTACTGTAATTACTCGTAACCTATTCTCTGTTTAATTTTGAGAGACTAATTTTAGTTAACTCTTCTGAGTTAACTAAAAATTTAATCTTTCTAAAAATGTTCTTTGAAAATTGCACAGTGAAATTAAAGTTGTTTTAATAAGTTAAAACTACGTAAGTAGTTAGATGGATTTAATACAATTTCGCAAAATGAATTAAAACGTTTATGTAAATAGACGAAATTATCTATGCAAATAGATAAAGATAAAGGTTAAGCTACAAAGGGCGCATGGCGAATGCCTTGGCACTAGGAGCCGAAGAAGGACGCGTTAAGCTGCGATAAGCTTTGGGTAGGCGCAAATAGCCTGTGATCCAAAGATTTCCGAATGGGGGAACCCACATAGTAACAACTATGTACTGCATACTGAATAAATAGGTATGCAGAGGTAGACCCGGGGAACTGAAACATCTAAGTACCCGGAGGAAGAGAAAGAAACATCGATTTCCTAAGTAGCGGCGAGCGAAAGGGAAAGAGCCCAAACCTAGGTCTTTGACCTAGGGGTTGAGGATAGATCATAAATACTGCAATTCCTTAATTGAAGATAGCTGGAAAGCTGCTCCGCAGAAGGTAATAGGCCTGTAAATGAAAAGGAAAAACAGTCAGATCTAATCCAGAGTACCACGAGACACGTGAAACCTTGTGGGAAGCAGGGAGGACCACCTCCCAAGGCTAAATACTACCTAGTGACCGATAGTGAAGAAGTACCGTGAGGGAAAGGTGAAAAGAACCCCGGAAGGGGAGTGAAATAGAACCTGAAACCGTGTGCCTACAACCGGTCGGAGCACTTTATATGTGTGACGGCGTGCTTTTTGTAGAACGAGCCAACGAGTTACGATATGTAGCGAGGTTAAGTACTTAAGGTACGGAGCCGAAGGGAAACCAAGTCTGAATAGGGCGTATAGTTGCATGTCGTAGACCCGAAACCGGGTGACCTATCCATGGCCAGGATGAAGCGGAAGTAAAATTCCGTGGAGGTCCGAACCACGTTGGTGTTGAAAAACCATGGGATGAGCTGTGGATAGCGGAGAAATTCCAATCGAACTCGGAGATAGCTGGTTCTCCTCGAAATAGCTTTAGGGCTAGCGTCGATTAATTGAGTAATGGAGGTAGAGCACTGAATGAGCTAGGGGCTGACAACAGTTACTGAACTCTATCAAACTCCGAATGCCATATACTTTTATTTCGGCAGTCAGACTGCGAATGATAAGATCCGTAGTCAAAAGGGAAACAGCCCAGACCATCAGCTAAGGTCCCAAAGTGTAAGTTAAGTGGAAAAGGATGTGGGATTTCTAAGACAACTAGGATGTTGGCTCAGAAGCAGCCACTCATTCAAAGAGTGCGTAATAGCTCACTAGTCAAGAGATCCTGCGCCGAAGATGTCCGGGGCTAAAACTTACCACCGAAGCTATGGGTGTACACTATGTGTACGCGGTAGAGGAGCTTTCTGTACTGGCTGAAGTCATACCGTAAGGAGTGGTGGACGGTACAGAAGTGAGAATGTTGGCATAAGTAGCGAGAGTTAAGTGAGAATCTTAACGGTCGAAAACCTAAGGTTTCCTGAGGAAGGCTCGTCCTCTCAGGGTTAGTCGGGACCTAAGCCGAGGCCGAAAGGCGTAGGTGATGGACAATCGGTTGATATTCCGATACCACCAATGGACGTTATTAGAAATGGGATGACGCAGGAGGATAAGATGTGCACACTATTGGATGTGTGTCTAAGCATTTAGGCGGAGCAAGCAGGCAAATCCGTTTGCTCTTAACGCTGAGATGTGATGGGGAAGGGAATTTATTCCTGAAGTATCTGATTCCACGCTGCCAAGAAAAGTCTCTATCGAGGATATTGGTGCCCGTACCGCAAACCGACACAGGTAGGTGAGGAGAGAATCCTAAGACCATCGGAAGAATTGCTGTTAAGGA
This DNA window, taken from Clostridium estertheticum, encodes the following:
- a CDS encoding HPr family phosphocarrier protein — translated: MYEAEIVLMNEQGLHARPASIVAKKASKFTSHITLIKDGKEYNAKSIINILSMAASKGDKIKIVASGDDETKAVEELKIVIEKEIVEL
- the ptsP gene encoding phosphoenolpyruvate--protein phosphotransferase translates to MKGIGVSPGIVIGKVLLKEEKKIIIEKKDIISCEEEIKRYKVAMENSKSEIQDIYNNVLKNIGENEATIFEAHLMILEDPEMLEQIEKKIKDDKVNAEWALKEISEMFIAMFDAMDNEYMKERAADIKDVTSRLMKKLLNIEEVNFGQLANEVIIVARDLTPSDTSQIDKKKVLGFITEIGGRTSHSAIMARTLEIPAIVAVKDITHNVKNGDLIVFDGEEGLIFVNPEEKIVNKYEEKKAEYNKSQKELQLLIGKESITTDGIKVELSANIGTPKDLESVLNNDAEGIGLYRSEFLYMDRTSAPTEEEQYEAYKEVAQKMKNKPVVIRTLDVGGDKELDYLNLPKEMNPFLGYRAIRVCLDKVDIFKTQLRAILRASAYGNIKIMFPMISSIEELRAAKAILEEVKNELNSENIAFNEKLEVGIMVEIPAAAIISDLFAKEVDFFSIGTNDLIQYTTAVDRMNEKISHLYNPFHPALLRLVKTVIDNAHSESKWVGMCGEVAGDPKLIPILIGMGLDEFSMSPISILRARGIIRNISQEKMRDLANQVIKLPTAEEVEKFIEKNINVKH
- the lgt gene encoding prolipoprotein diacylglyceryl transferase, whose protein sequence is MNPIAFNIFGLDIRWYGIFIATGMMVGIVLANFTSKLKNLNYDELLNITLISFPIAIIGARAYYVIFEFNQYKDNLIEVFNIRQGGLAIHGGIIFGMIAALIYTRYKKENLLEFADVAAPSIIIGQAIGRWGNFFNSEAHGGPVTQTFISKFPDFIQKGMLIDGVYYHPTFLYESIWNVIVCLLLIYLLSKTFKRGTVFFSYIGLYSLGRFFIEGLRTDSLMFAGIRVAQLISLTGIALWIIFLVINYKRKTLE
- the dnaX gene encoding DNA polymerase III subunit gamma/tau, with the translated sequence MAYKALYREWRPKTFQDVVGQEHVTITLKNQINNQRIAHAYLLCGTRGTGKTSTAKILAKAVNCTNSDHGEPCNVCDMCVKINSGTAIDVTEIDAASHNGVDNIRDIIEDVQYPPQEAKYKVYIIDEVHMLSIGAVNAFLKTLEEPPSNIIFILATTDPQKLPITILSRCQRFDFKRIKSADIFERLRKIATEQGVFVEDNSLKLISRVSDGAMRDALSILDQAISMNEDKVEYDSVIDMLGLVTSEGLTILSDSIIDRNIEAAMKSINEIVYSGKDIYVFIKDMTTHMRNLLMAKVSEDVEDILDMSSENIIILKKQAAKIRVEEIMRNIKILQDAEEQAKWSKQNRIYLELAVIKMCKIEYDTSKEVLLARINKLEEVIKQGKITVACESVTPSVSEKNGGKKENKPNKKAQIRPVQTHNPNSTLTVETVKKSFKDILDMFKARRHMVIYASLLTGEIASCQGGVIELSYEKQYAFNKIRLDKEENRNIIEEIFSESLKEPVKIKYTVEADEKEVRSPEDILIETFGEDLVEILDE
- a CDS encoding YbaB/EbfC family nucleoid-associated protein — encoded protein: MAKGGFPGMGGNMNSLMKQAQKFQQQMEEMQKDLGDKRFEASVGGGAVTAIANGKRQLVDVKIKPEVIDPDDVEMLQDLIMSACNEALKKAEDETSSEMGKLTGGFNMPGMF
- the recR gene encoding recombination mediator RecR, with amino-acid sequence MDFYPVAIEKLIEEFAKLPGIGRKTAQRLALFVLNLPREEVEEFAGALVKARGTLKYCSICGCFTDTDPCAICSNPNRDKSMVCVVENPKDIITMERVREFNGVYHVLHGTISPMSGRGPEDIKLRELIRRINGEVHEVIVATNPNIEGEATAMYISKILKPLGAKVTRIAHGIPVGGDLEYTDEVTLSKAMEGRKEI
- a CDS encoding DUF2508 family protein → MDRKKIIEILFSNLKYTQEQKDIITQLEEAKLQWEVAKKCFAMVDDLKLVDYAIYREDQCKAKYIYFLLEAKRKNVTIDASYMIEELDTINI
- a CDS encoding pro-sigmaK processing inhibitor BofA family protein produces the protein MEVVLYFLIAIVAMVILVKLFSWPLKILGKLILNGALGVFLLLLVNFIGGSVDIIIPINAVSALIAGFLGVPGVIFLIIFNKLM